Genomic DNA from Sphingomonas lacunae:
AATGGTGCCGGCTACAGAACGCGAACCGTCCGCGGTCGTCACGGTGATGCGCAACAGCGTCGCATACACGCCTTCACGGTCATGGCGCACCTCGCGGACGTCAAGCCCGCGTTCCTTGGCGAGGAACGGTGCGTTGACCATGTTCACCGTGTCAGAATAAACGCGCATCAGTCCGGCGAGGACAGCGGCAACAATCGGCTTCTGGTTGAGCTGGGCCGCGGCGCCTTCGGTTTCGATGGCGACGCTGGTGATGGCATCGCCTTCCAGTTGGCCGACCAGACGGCCGAGCTTTTCCGCCAGCGCCATATAGGGCTTGAGCTTCGGCGCTTCCTCGGCTGACAGGCTCGGCACATTCAGCGCGTTGGTGATGCCGCCATTGACCAGATAATCGGACAACTGCTCCGCGACCTGGATCGCGACATTGACCTGCGCCTCGTCGGTCGATGCGCCGAGGTGCGGGGTGCAGATGAAGTTGGGCGTGCCGAACAGCGGCGAAGCCTTGGCCGGTTCCTCGACAAACACGTCGAGCGCAGCCCCAGCGACATGGCCGCTGTCGAGCGCGTCCTTGAGCGCCGCTTCGTCGATCAGGCCGCCGCGCGCACAATTGATGATGCGCACGCCCTTCTTCGCCTTGGCGAGATTTTCGCGGGACAGGATGTTACGGGTCTGTTCGGTCAGCGGGGTGTGCAGCGTTATGAAATCCGCCTTGCCCAGCAGCGTGTCGAGATCAGCCTTTTCAATGCCCAGTTCAACGGCGCGTTCGGCGGACAAGAAGGGGTCATAGGCGACCACCTTCAT
This window encodes:
- the serA gene encoding phosphoglycerate dehydrogenase, with amino-acid sequence MTKPKILISDKMDPRAAEVFRERGCEVDVITGKTPEELAAMIGAYDGLAIRSSTKVTKAILDAATNLKVIGRAGIGVDNVDIPYASAKGVIVMNTPFGNSITTAEHAIAMMFALARQIPEANAQTQEGLWPKNGFMGVELTGKTLGLIGAGNIGSIVADRALGLKMKVVAYDPFLSAERAVELGIEKADLDTLLGKADFITLHTPLTEQTRNILSRENLAKAKKGVRIINCARGGLIDEAALKDALDSGHVAGAALDVFVEEPAKASPLFGTPNFICTPHLGASTDEAQVNVAIQVAEQLSDYLVNGGITNALNVPSLSAEEAPKLKPYMALAEKLGRLVGQLEGDAITSVAIETEGAAAQLNQKPIVAAVLAGLMRVYSDTVNMVNAPFLAKERGLDVREVRHDREGVYATLLRITVTTADGSRSVAGTIFGKGEPRLVEIHGIKVEADLDGDMLFVVNVDAPGFIGRLGSALGQADVNIGTFHLGRRDAGGEAVLLLSVDGAVPEPVLWSICQLDGVKKVKALRF